One part of the Homo sapiens chromosome 19, GRCh38.p14 Primary Assembly genome encodes these proteins:
- the LILRB3 gene encoding leukocyte immunoglobulin-like receptor subfamily B member 3 isoform 1 precursor (isoform 1 precursor is encoded by transcript variant 1) has translation MTPALTALLCLGLSLGPRTRMQAGPFPKPTLWAEPGSVISWGSPVTIWCQGSLEAQEYQLDKEGSPEPWDRNNPLEPKNKARFSIPSMTQHHAGRYRCHYYSSAGWSEPSDPLELVMTGFYNKPTLSALPSPVVASGGNMTLRCGSQKGYHHFVLMKEGEHQLPRTLDSQQLHSGGFQALFPVGPVTPSHRWRFTCYYYYTNTPWVWSHPSDPLEILPSGVSRKPSLLTLQGPVLAPGQSLTLQCGSDVGYDRFVLYKEGERDFLQRPGQQPQAGLSQANFTLGPVSRSYGGQYRCYGAHNLSSEWSAPSDPLDILITGQIYDTVSLSAQPGPTVASGENMTLLCQSRGYFDTFLLTKEGAAHPPLRLRSMYGAHKYQAEFPMSPVTSAHAGTYRCYGSRSSNPHLLSFPSEPLELMVSGHSGGSSLPPTGPPSTPGLGRYLEVLIGVSVAFVLLLFLLLFLLLLRQRHSKHRTSDQRKTDFQRPAGAAETEPKDRGLLRRSSPAADVQEENLYAAVKDTQSEDRVELDSQQSPHDEDPQAVTYAPVKHSSPRREMASPPSSLSGEFLDTKDRQVEEDRQMDTEAAASEASQDVTYAQLHSLTLRRKATEPPPSQEGEPPAEPSIYATLAIH, from the exons ATGACGCCCGCCCTCACAGCCCTGCTCTGCCTTG GGCTGAGTCTGGGCCCCAGGACCCGCATGCAGGCAG GGCCCTTCCCCAAACCCACCCTCTGGGCTGAGCCAGGCTCTGTGATCAGCTGGGGGAGCCCCGTGACCATCTGGTGTCAGGGgagcctggaggcccaggagtaCCAACTGGATAAAGAGGGAAGCCCAGAGCCCTGGGACAGAAATAACCCACTGGAACCCAAGAACAAGGCCAGATTCTCCATCCCATCCATGACACAGCACCATGCAGGGAGATACCGCTGCCACTATTACAGCTCTGCAGGCTGGTCAGAGCCCAGCGACCCCCTGGAGCTGGTGATGACAG GATTCTACAACAAACCCACCCTCtcagccctgcccagccctgtggTGGCCTCAGGGGGGAATATGACCCTCCGATGTGGCTCACAGAAGGGATATCACCATTTTGTTCTGATGAAGGAAGGAGAACACCAGCTCCCCCGGACCCTGGACTCACAGCAGCTCCACAGTGGGGGGTTCCAGGCCCTGTTCCCTGTGGGCCCCGTGACCCCCAGCCACAGGTGGAGGTTCACATGCTATTACTATTATACAAACACCCCCTGGGTGTGGTCCCACCCCAGTGACCCCCTGGAGATTCTGCCCTCAG GCGTGTCTAGGAAGCCCTCCCTCCTGACCCTGCAGGGCCCTGTCCTGGCCCCTGGGCAGAGCCTGACCCTCCAGTGTGGCTCTGATGTCGGCTACGACAGATTTGTTCTGTATAAGGAGGGGGAACGTGACTTCCTCCAGCGCCCTGGCCAGCAGCCCCAGGCTGGGCTCTCCCAGGCCAACTTCACCCTGGGCCCTGTGAGCCGCTCCTACGGGGGCCAGTACAGGTGCTATGGTGCACACAACCTCTCCTCCGAGTGGTCGGCCCCCAGTGACCCCCTGGACATCCTGATCACAG GACAGATCTATGACACCGTCTCCCTGTCAGCACAGCCGGGCCCCACAGTGGCCTCAGGAGAGAACATGACCCTGCTGTGTCAGTCACGGGGGTATTTTGACACTTTCCTTCTGACCAAAGAAGGGGCAGCCCATCCCCCACTGCGTCTGAGATCAATGTACGGAGCTCATAAGTACCAGGCTGAATTCCCCATGAGTCCTGTGACCTCAGCCCACGCGGGGACCTACAGGTGCTACGGCTCACGCAGCTCCAACCCCCACCTGCTGTCTTTCCCCAGTGAGCCCCTGGAACTCATGGTCTCAG GACACTCTGGAGGCTCCAGCCTCCCACCCACAGGGCCGCCCTCCACACCTG GTCTGGGAAGATACCTGGAGGTTTTGATTGGGGTCTCGGTGGCCTTCGTCctgctgctcttcctcctcctcttcctcctcctcctccgtcAGCGTCACAGCAAACACAGGACATCTG ACCAGAGAAAGACTGATTTCCAGCGTCCTGCAGGGGCTGCGGAGACAGAGCCCAAGGACAGGGGCCTGCTGAGGAG GTCCAGCCCAGCTGCTGACGTCCAGGAAGAAAACCTCT ATGCTGCTGTGAAGGACACACAGTCTGAGGACAGGGTGGAGCTGGACAGTCAG CAGAGCCCACACGATGAAGACCCCCAGGCAGTGACGTATGCCCCGGTGAAACACTCCAGTCCTAGGAGAGAAAtggcctctcctccctcctcactgTCTGGGGAATTCCTGGACACAAAGGACAGACAGGTGGAAGAGGACAGGCAGATGGACACTGAG GCTGCTGCATCTGAAGCCTCCCAGGATGTGACCTACGCCCAGCTGCACAGCTTGACCCTTAGACGGAAGGCAACTGAGCCTCCTCCATCCCAGGAAGGGGAACCTCCAGCTGAGCCCAGCATCTACGCCACTCTGGCCATCCACTAG
- the LILRB3 gene encoding leukocyte immunoglobulin-like receptor subfamily B member 3 isoform X1 encodes MTPALTALLCLGLSLGPRTRMQAGPFPKPTLWAEPGSVISWGSPVTIWCQGSLEAQEYQLDKEGSPEPWDRNNPLEPKNKARFSIPSMTQHHAGRYRCHYYSSAGWSEPSDPLELVMTGFYNKPTLSALPSPVVASGGNMTLRCGSQKGYHHFVLMKEGEHQLPRTLDSQQLHSGGFQALFPVGPVTPSHRWRFTCYYYYTNTPWVWSHPSDPLEILPSGVSRKPSLLTLQGPVLAPGQSLTLQCGSDVGYDRFVLYKEGERDFLQRPGQQPQAGLSQANFTLGPVSRSYGGQYRCYGAHNLSSEWSAPSDPLDILITGQIYDTVSLSAQPGPTVASGENMTLLCQSRGYFDTFLLTKEGAAHPPLRLRSMYGAHKYQAEFPMSPVTSAHAGTYRCYGSRSSNPHLLSFPSEPLELMVSGHSGGSSLPPTGPPSTPGLGRYLEVLIGVSVAFVLLLFLLLFLLLLRQRHSKHRTSDQRKTDFQRPAGAAETEPKDRGLLRRSSPAADVQEENLCKRKRGDKWGCWRDRSPKISVATGRGWEGSGAPWKMVLPHTVGPPCIRWPHLGAGQGASRTERSQRTRRRTPCSAPADAAVKDTQSEDRVELDSQQSPHDEDPQAVTYAPVKHSSPRREMASPPSSLSGEFLDTKDRQVEEDRQMDTEAAASEASQDVTYAQLHSLTLRRKATEPPPSQEGEPPAEPSIYATLAIH; translated from the exons ATGACGCCCGCCCTCACAGCCCTGCTCTGCCTTG GGCTGAGTCTGGGCCCCAGGACCCGCATGCAGGCAG GGCCCTTCCCCAAACCCACCCTCTGGGCTGAGCCAGGCTCTGTGATCAGCTGGGGGAGCCCCGTGACCATCTGGTGTCAGGGgagcctggaggcccaggagtaCCAACTGGATAAAGAGGGAAGCCCAGAGCCCTGGGACAGAAATAACCCACTGGAACCCAAGAACAAGGCCAGATTCTCCATCCCATCCATGACACAGCACCATGCAGGGAGATACCGCTGCCACTATTACAGCTCTGCAGGCTGGTCAGAGCCCAGCGACCCCCTGGAGCTGGTGATGACAG GATTCTACAACAAACCCACCCTCtcagccctgcccagccctgtggTGGCCTCAGGGGGGAATATGACCCTCCGATGTGGCTCACAGAAGGGATATCACCATTTTGTTCTGATGAAGGAAGGAGAACACCAGCTCCCCCGGACCCTGGACTCACAGCAGCTCCACAGTGGGGGGTTCCAGGCCCTGTTCCCTGTGGGCCCCGTGACCCCCAGCCACAGGTGGAGGTTCACATGCTATTACTATTATACAAACACCCCCTGGGTGTGGTCCCACCCCAGTGACCCCCTGGAGATTCTGCCCTCAG GCGTGTCTAGGAAGCCCTCCCTCCTGACCCTGCAGGGCCCTGTCCTGGCCCCTGGGCAGAGCCTGACCCTCCAGTGTGGCTCTGATGTCGGCTACGACAGATTTGTTCTGTATAAGGAGGGGGAACGTGACTTCCTCCAGCGCCCTGGCCAGCAGCCCCAGGCTGGGCTCTCCCAGGCCAACTTCACCCTGGGCCCTGTGAGCCGCTCCTACGGGGGCCAGTACAGGTGCTATGGTGCACACAACCTCTCCTCCGAGTGGTCGGCCCCCAGTGACCCCCTGGACATCCTGATCACAG GACAGATCTATGACACCGTCTCCCTGTCAGCACAGCCGGGCCCCACAGTGGCCTCAGGAGAGAACATGACCCTGCTGTGTCAGTCACGGGGGTATTTTGACACTTTCCTTCTGACCAAAGAAGGGGCAGCCCATCCCCCACTGCGTCTGAGATCAATGTACGGAGCTCATAAGTACCAGGCTGAATTCCCCATGAGTCCTGTGACCTCAGCCCACGCGGGGACCTACAGGTGCTACGGCTCACGCAGCTCCAACCCCCACCTGCTGTCTTTCCCCAGTGAGCCCCTGGAACTCATGGTCTCAG GACACTCTGGAGGCTCCAGCCTCCCACCCACAGGGCCGCCCTCCACACCTG GTCTGGGAAGATACCTGGAGGTTTTGATTGGGGTCTCGGTGGCCTTCGTCctgctgctcttcctcctcctcttcctcctcctcctccgtcAGCGTCACAGCAAACACAGGACATCTG ACCAGAGAAAGACTGATTTCCAGCGTCCTGCAGGGGCTGCGGAGACAGAGCCCAAGGACAGGGGCCTGCTGAGGAG GTCCAGCCCAGCTGCTGACGTCCAGGAAGAAAACCTCTGTAAGAGGAAGAGAGGGGACAAATGGGGGTGCTGGAGAGACAGGAGTCCCAAAATTTCAGTAGCAAcagggaggggctgggaagggTCTGGGGCTCCGTGGAAGATGGTCTTGCCCCACACTGTGGGACCTCCCTGCATTCGGTGGCCCCATCTGGGAGCAGGGCAGGGGGCCAGCAGGACTGAGAGGTCTCAGAGAACCAGGAGACGAACCCCTTGCTCTGCCCCAGCAGATGCTGCTGTGAAGGACACACAGTCTGAGGACAGGGTGGAGCTGGACAGTCAG CAGAGCCCACACGATGAAGACCCCCAGGCAGTGACGTATGCCCCGGTGAAACACTCCAGTCCTAGGAGAGAAAtggcctctcctccctcctcactgTCTGGGGAATTCCTGGACACAAAGGACAGACAGGTGGAAGAGGACAGGCAGATGGACACTGAG GCTGCTGCATCTGAAGCCTCCCAGGATGTGACCTACGCCCAGCTGCACAGCTTGACCCTTAGACGGAAGGCAACTGAGCCTCCTCCATCCCAGGAAGGGGAACCTCCAGCTGAGCCCAGCATCTACGCCACTCTGGCCATCCACTAG
- the LILRB3 gene encoding leukocyte immunoglobulin-like receptor subfamily B member 3 isoform X5: MTPALTALLCLGLSLGPRTRMQAGPFPKPTLWAEPGSVISWGSPVTIWCQGSLEAQEYQLDKEGSPEPWDRNNPLEPKNKARFSIPSMTQHHAGRYRCHYYSSAGWSEPSDPLELVMTGFYNKPTLSALPSPVVASGGNMTLRCGSQKGYHHFVLMKEGEHQLPRTLDSQQLHSGGFQALFPVGPVTPSHRWRFTCYYYYTNTPWVWSHPSDPLEILPSGVSRKPSLLTLQGPVLAPGQSLTLQCGSDVGYDRFVLYKEGERDFLQRPGQQPQAGLSQANFTLGPVSRSYGGQYRCYGAHNLSSEWSAPSDPLDILITGQIYDTVSLSAQPGPTVASGENMTLLCQSRGYFDTFLLTKEGAAHPPLRLRSMYGAHKYQAEFPMSPVTSAHAGTYRCYGSRSSNPHLLSFPSEPLELMVSGHSGGSSLPPTGPPSTPGGPEDQPLNPPGSGPQNGLGRYLEVLIGVSVAFVLLLFLLLFLLLLRQRHSKHRTSGLRLCPSSPRPEKD; this comes from the exons ATGACGCCCGCCCTCACAGCCCTGCTCTGCCTTG GGCTGAGTCTGGGCCCCAGGACCCGCATGCAGGCAG GGCCCTTCCCCAAACCCACCCTCTGGGCTGAGCCAGGCTCTGTGATCAGCTGGGGGAGCCCCGTGACCATCTGGTGTCAGGGgagcctggaggcccaggagtaCCAACTGGATAAAGAGGGAAGCCCAGAGCCCTGGGACAGAAATAACCCACTGGAACCCAAGAACAAGGCCAGATTCTCCATCCCATCCATGACACAGCACCATGCAGGGAGATACCGCTGCCACTATTACAGCTCTGCAGGCTGGTCAGAGCCCAGCGACCCCCTGGAGCTGGTGATGACAG GATTCTACAACAAACCCACCCTCtcagccctgcccagccctgtggTGGCCTCAGGGGGGAATATGACCCTCCGATGTGGCTCACAGAAGGGATATCACCATTTTGTTCTGATGAAGGAAGGAGAACACCAGCTCCCCCGGACCCTGGACTCACAGCAGCTCCACAGTGGGGGGTTCCAGGCCCTGTTCCCTGTGGGCCCCGTGACCCCCAGCCACAGGTGGAGGTTCACATGCTATTACTATTATACAAACACCCCCTGGGTGTGGTCCCACCCCAGTGACCCCCTGGAGATTCTGCCCTCAG GCGTGTCTAGGAAGCCCTCCCTCCTGACCCTGCAGGGCCCTGTCCTGGCCCCTGGGCAGAGCCTGACCCTCCAGTGTGGCTCTGATGTCGGCTACGACAGATTTGTTCTGTATAAGGAGGGGGAACGTGACTTCCTCCAGCGCCCTGGCCAGCAGCCCCAGGCTGGGCTCTCCCAGGCCAACTTCACCCTGGGCCCTGTGAGCCGCTCCTACGGGGGCCAGTACAGGTGCTATGGTGCACACAACCTCTCCTCCGAGTGGTCGGCCCCCAGTGACCCCCTGGACATCCTGATCACAG GACAGATCTATGACACCGTCTCCCTGTCAGCACAGCCGGGCCCCACAGTGGCCTCAGGAGAGAACATGACCCTGCTGTGTCAGTCACGGGGGTATTTTGACACTTTCCTTCTGACCAAAGAAGGGGCAGCCCATCCCCCACTGCGTCTGAGATCAATGTACGGAGCTCATAAGTACCAGGCTGAATTCCCCATGAGTCCTGTGACCTCAGCCCACGCGGGGACCTACAGGTGCTACGGCTCACGCAGCTCCAACCCCCACCTGCTGTCTTTCCCCAGTGAGCCCCTGGAACTCATGGTCTCAG GACACTCTGGAGGCTCCAGCCTCCCACCCACAGGGCCGCCCTCCACACCTG gaggtcctgaggacCAGCCCCTTAACCCCCCAGGGTCAGGCCCTCAGAATG GTCTGGGAAGATACCTGGAGGTTTTGATTGGGGTCTCGGTGGCCTTCGTCctgctgctcttcctcctcctcttcctcctcctcctccgtcAGCGTCACAGCAAACACAGGACATCTG GGCTGAGACTCTGTCCATCTTCACCCAGACCAGAGAAAGACTGA
- the LILRB3 gene encoding leukocyte immunoglobulin-like receptor subfamily B member 3 isoform X6 encodes MTPALTALLCLGLSLGPRTRMQAGPFPKPTLWAEPGSVISWGSPVTIWCQGSLEAQEYQLDKEGSPEPWDRNNPLEPKNKARFSIPSMTQHHAGRYRCHYYSSAGWSEPSDPLELVMTGFYNKPTLSALPSPVVASGGNMTLRCGSQKGYHHFVLMKEGEHQLPRTLDSQQLHSGGFQALFPVGPVTPSHRWRFTCYYYYTNTPWVWSHPSDPLEILPSGVSRKPSLLTLQGPVLAPGQSLTLQCGSDVGYDRFVLYKEGERDFLQRPGQQPQAGLSQANFTLGPVSRSYGGQYRCYGAHNLSSEWSAPSDPLDILITGQIYDTVSLSAQPGPTVASGENMTLLCQSRGYFDTFLLTKEGAAHPPLRLRSMYGAHKYQAEFPMSPVTSAHAGTYRCYGSRSSNPHLLSFPSEPLELMVSGHSGGSSLPPTGPPSTPGGPEDQPLNPPGSGPQNGLGRYLEVLIGVSVAFVLLLFLLLFLLLLRQRHSKHRTSVACVEWEF; translated from the exons ATGACGCCCGCCCTCACAGCCCTGCTCTGCCTTG GGCTGAGTCTGGGCCCCAGGACCCGCATGCAGGCAG GGCCCTTCCCCAAACCCACCCTCTGGGCTGAGCCAGGCTCTGTGATCAGCTGGGGGAGCCCCGTGACCATCTGGTGTCAGGGgagcctggaggcccaggagtaCCAACTGGATAAAGAGGGAAGCCCAGAGCCCTGGGACAGAAATAACCCACTGGAACCCAAGAACAAGGCCAGATTCTCCATCCCATCCATGACACAGCACCATGCAGGGAGATACCGCTGCCACTATTACAGCTCTGCAGGCTGGTCAGAGCCCAGCGACCCCCTGGAGCTGGTGATGACAG GATTCTACAACAAACCCACCCTCtcagccctgcccagccctgtggTGGCCTCAGGGGGGAATATGACCCTCCGATGTGGCTCACAGAAGGGATATCACCATTTTGTTCTGATGAAGGAAGGAGAACACCAGCTCCCCCGGACCCTGGACTCACAGCAGCTCCACAGTGGGGGGTTCCAGGCCCTGTTCCCTGTGGGCCCCGTGACCCCCAGCCACAGGTGGAGGTTCACATGCTATTACTATTATACAAACACCCCCTGGGTGTGGTCCCACCCCAGTGACCCCCTGGAGATTCTGCCCTCAG GCGTGTCTAGGAAGCCCTCCCTCCTGACCCTGCAGGGCCCTGTCCTGGCCCCTGGGCAGAGCCTGACCCTCCAGTGTGGCTCTGATGTCGGCTACGACAGATTTGTTCTGTATAAGGAGGGGGAACGTGACTTCCTCCAGCGCCCTGGCCAGCAGCCCCAGGCTGGGCTCTCCCAGGCCAACTTCACCCTGGGCCCTGTGAGCCGCTCCTACGGGGGCCAGTACAGGTGCTATGGTGCACACAACCTCTCCTCCGAGTGGTCGGCCCCCAGTGACCCCCTGGACATCCTGATCACAG GACAGATCTATGACACCGTCTCCCTGTCAGCACAGCCGGGCCCCACAGTGGCCTCAGGAGAGAACATGACCCTGCTGTGTCAGTCACGGGGGTATTTTGACACTTTCCTTCTGACCAAAGAAGGGGCAGCCCATCCCCCACTGCGTCTGAGATCAATGTACGGAGCTCATAAGTACCAGGCTGAATTCCCCATGAGTCCTGTGACCTCAGCCCACGCGGGGACCTACAGGTGCTACGGCTCACGCAGCTCCAACCCCCACCTGCTGTCTTTCCCCAGTGAGCCCCTGGAACTCATGGTCTCAG GACACTCTGGAGGCTCCAGCCTCCCACCCACAGGGCCGCCCTCCACACCTG gaggtcctgaggacCAGCCCCTTAACCCCCCAGGGTCAGGCCCTCAGAATG GTCTGGGAAGATACCTGGAGGTTTTGATTGGGGTCTCGGTGGCCTTCGTCctgctgctcttcctcctcctcttcctcctcctcctccgtcAGCGTCACAGCAAACACAGGACATCTG TTGCATGTGTAGAATGGGAGTTCTAA